In the genome of Vicia villosa cultivar HV-30 ecotype Madison, WI linkage group LG7, Vvil1.0, whole genome shotgun sequence, one region contains:
- the LOC131616011 gene encoding protein NRT1/ PTR FAMILY 6.4-like, producing the protein MVLVTSNGEDKGTEDNAAVDFRGRPVDKTKTGGWLAAGLILGTELAERICVMGITMNLVTYLVGDLHLDSATSATIVTNFMGTLNLLGLLGGFLADAKLGRYVTVVIFASIAAMGVCLLTLATTIPSMIPPPCSEVRRKHHECIPASGKQLALLFAALYTIALGGGGIKSNVSGFGSDQFDTRDPKEEKNMIFFFNRFYFFISIGSLFSVIVLVYVQDNIGRGWGYGISAGTMVVAVGVLLCGTPFYRFKKPQGSPLSVIWRVLFLAWKKRTLQLPSDPCLLHGYLEAQVPHTDRFRSLDKAAILEEINSKDGNKESPWLVSTMTQVEEVKMVIKLIPIWSTCILFWTVYSQMNTFTIEQATFMNRKVGSLDIPSGSLSAFLFITILLFTSLNEKLTVPLARRFTHNVQGLTSLQRVGIGLIFSIIAMAVSAIVEKERRDNAVRKGTKISAFWLVPQFFLVGAGEAFAYVGQLEFFIREAPERMKSMSTGFFLTTLSMGYFVSSLLVSIVDKVSKKRWLKSNLDKGRLDHFYWLLAVLGVLNFVFFLFLAKKHEYKVQNNNVETNERVEKELVVVGVEGMEEA; encoded by the exons atg GTTCTTGTTACAAGTAATGGAGAGGACAAAGGCACAGAAGATAATGCTGCAGTCGATTTTCGAGGTCGCCCTGTAGACAAAACAAAAACTGGAGGATGGTTAGCTGCAGGACTAATCTTAG GTACTGAACTTGCGGAAAGAATATGTGTCATGGGAATAACCATGAACTTAGTGACTTACTTGGTTGGAGATTTGCATCTTGATTCAGCTACTTCTGCTACCATTGTTACTAATTTTATGGGAACACTCAACTTGCTTGGCCTTCTTGGTGGCTTTTTAGCTGATGCAAAGCTTGGCAGATATGTTACTGTTGTCATATTTGCATCCATAGCAGCAATG GGAGTGTGTTTGTTAACTTTAGCAACAACAATTCCTAGCATGATACCACCTCCATGCAGTGAAGTAAGAAGAAAACACCACGAGTGCATTCCCGCCTCAGGAAAACAGTTAGCACTTCTCTTTGCAGCACTATACACAATAGCTCTAGGCGGCGGAGGAATAAAATCAAATGTATCAGGTTTCGGATCCGATCAATTTGACACGAGAGATCCAAAAGAAGAGAAGAATATGATATTTTTCTTCAACAGATTCTACTTTTTCATAAGTATTGGATCCTTATTCTCAGTTATTGTCTTGGTCTATGTTCAAGACAACATAGGAAGAGGTTGGGGGTATGGAATTTCAGCAGGAACAATGGTGGTTGCAGTTGGTGTTTTGCTTTGTGGTACTCCATTTTATAGATTCAAGAAACCACAGGGAAGTCCTTTGTCGGTTATATGGAGAGTATTGTTCTTGGCTTGGAAAAAGAGGACTCTTCAACTACCTTCAGATCCTTGTTTACTCCATGGTTATCTTGAAGCTCAGGTTCCACATACAGATAGATTCAG GTCTCTTGACAAAGCTGCAATCTTAGAAGAGATAAACTCAAAAGATGGAAACAAAGAAAGTCCATGGTTAGTTTCAACAATGACTCAAGTTGAAGAGGTTAAAATGGTAATCAAGCTCATTCCAATTTGGTCAACATGCATCCTCTTTTGGACAGTTTACTCACAAATGAACACCTTCACTATTGAGCAAGCAACATTCATGAACAGAAAAGTAGGGTCTCTAGACATCCCATCAGGATCCTTATCAGCTTTTCTCTTCATCACAATTCTCCTTTTCACTTCTCTAAATGAGAAACTCACTGTACCTTTAGCAAGAAGATTCACTCACAATGTTCAAGGACTCACTAGCCTTCAAAGAGTTGGAATTGGACTTATTTTTTCAATCATTGCAATGGCAGTTTCTGCAAttgttgagaaagaaagaagagataaTGCAGTCAGAAAAGGAACTAAAATAAGTGCTTTTTGGCTTGTGCCTCAGTTTTTTCTAGTTGGTGCTGGAGAAGCTTTTGCTTATGTTGGACAGTTAGAGTTTTTCATAAGGGAAGCACCAGAGAGAATGAAATCAATGAGTACTGGTTTTTTTCTAACAACACTTTCAATGGGATATTTTGTGAGTAGCTTATTGGTGTCAATTGTGGACAAAGTAAGCAAGAAAAGATGGTTGAAGAGTAATCTTGATAAGGGTAGGTTAGATCACTTTTATTGGTTGCTAGCAGTGCTTGGAGTgttgaattttgtattttttcttttcttggcaAAGAAGCATGAGTATAAAGTTCAAAACAACAATGTTGAGACTAATGAGAGGGTTGAGAAAGAGCTTGTGGTTGTTGGAGTTGAGGGGATGGAAGAAGCATAG
- the LOC131617894 gene encoding homeobox protein SBH1-like isoform X1 yields the protein MLGFGGNSCSEISSMDHHHHMMNNMETSNRKFLSFPFNNNNSSGVQDHQHHNFTHQNSNNNTSTSVVVRDKIMAHPLFPRLLSSYLNCLKVGAPPEVVASLEESCAKCEMLNGSSGRTGSSSCIGEDPGLDQFMEAYCEMLIKYEQELTKPFKEAMLFLSRIESQLKALAVSTDFGQSEPPSMNEIDVHENNFDTQGEDQELKVQLLRKYSGYLGSLKKEFLKKKKNGKLPKEARQQLLDWWNRHYKWPYPSESQKQALAESTGLDLKQINNWFINQRKRHWKPSEDMQFAVMDATNYYMENVMCKPFPMDAMPMLL from the exons ATGTTAGGGTTTGGAGGAAACAGTTGCAGTGAGATTTCTTCtatggatcatcatcatcatatgatgAACAATATGGAAACTAGTAATAGGAAgtttctttcttttcctttcaaCAATAACAACTCTTCTGGTGTTCAAGATCATCAGCATCATAACTTTACTCACCAGAACAGCAACAATAACACTTCTACAAGTGTTGTTGTTAGGGATAAAATCATGGCTCATCCTCTCTTTCCTCGTCTCTTGTCCTCTTACCTCAATTGCTTGAAG GTTGGAGCACCACCTGAAGTGGTGGCTAGCTTAGAAGAATCATGTGCTAAATGTGAAATGTTGAATGGCTCTTCAGGAAGGACAGGAAGTAGTTCTTGTATAGGTGAAGATCCAGGTTTGGATCAGTTCATGGAGGCATATTGTGAGATGCTTATCAAGTATGAGCAAGAACTCACTAAACCTTTCAAGGAAGCTATGCTTTTCCTTTCAAGAATTGAGTCTCAGCTTAAGGCTCTTGCTGTTTCAACTGATTTTG GCCAAAGTGAACCACCTTCTATGAATGAGATTGATGTTCATGAAAACAACTTCGATACTCAAGGCGAAGATCAAGAATTAAAAGTGCAGCTGTTGCGCAAGTATAGTGGATATCTTGGCAGCCTCAAGAAGGAGTtcttgaagaagaaaaagaatggaAAGTTACCAAAGGAAGCTCGTCAACAACTACTCGATTGGTGGAACCGTCATTACAAATGGCCATATCCATCG GAATCTCAAAAACAAGCACTTGCAGAATCGACAGGGCTAGATTTGAAACAGATCAACAACTGGTTCATCAATCAGAGAAAACGTCACTGGAAACCTTCTGAGGATATGCAATTTGCTGTGATGGATGCCACAAACTACTACATGGAAAATGTAATGTGCAAACCATTTCCCATGGATGCCATGCCTATGCTTCTTTAG
- the LOC131617894 gene encoding homeobox protein SBH1-like isoform X2, whose amino-acid sequence MDHHHHMMNNMETSNRKFLSFPFNNNNSSGVQDHQHHNFTHQNSNNNTSTSVVVRDKIMAHPLFPRLLSSYLNCLKVGAPPEVVASLEESCAKCEMLNGSSGRTGSSSCIGEDPGLDQFMEAYCEMLIKYEQELTKPFKEAMLFLSRIESQLKALAVSTDFGQSEPPSMNEIDVHENNFDTQGEDQELKVQLLRKYSGYLGSLKKEFLKKKKNGKLPKEARQQLLDWWNRHYKWPYPSESQKQALAESTGLDLKQINNWFINQRKRHWKPSEDMQFAVMDATNYYMENVMCKPFPMDAMPMLL is encoded by the exons atggatcatcatcatcatatgatgAACAATATGGAAACTAGTAATAGGAAgtttctttcttttcctttcaaCAATAACAACTCTTCTGGTGTTCAAGATCATCAGCATCATAACTTTACTCACCAGAACAGCAACAATAACACTTCTACAAGTGTTGTTGTTAGGGATAAAATCATGGCTCATCCTCTCTTTCCTCGTCTCTTGTCCTCTTACCTCAATTGCTTGAAG GTTGGAGCACCACCTGAAGTGGTGGCTAGCTTAGAAGAATCATGTGCTAAATGTGAAATGTTGAATGGCTCTTCAGGAAGGACAGGAAGTAGTTCTTGTATAGGTGAAGATCCAGGTTTGGATCAGTTCATGGAGGCATATTGTGAGATGCTTATCAAGTATGAGCAAGAACTCACTAAACCTTTCAAGGAAGCTATGCTTTTCCTTTCAAGAATTGAGTCTCAGCTTAAGGCTCTTGCTGTTTCAACTGATTTTG GCCAAAGTGAACCACCTTCTATGAATGAGATTGATGTTCATGAAAACAACTTCGATACTCAAGGCGAAGATCAAGAATTAAAAGTGCAGCTGTTGCGCAAGTATAGTGGATATCTTGGCAGCCTCAAGAAGGAGTtcttgaagaagaaaaagaatggaAAGTTACCAAAGGAAGCTCGTCAACAACTACTCGATTGGTGGAACCGTCATTACAAATGGCCATATCCATCG GAATCTCAAAAACAAGCACTTGCAGAATCGACAGGGCTAGATTTGAAACAGATCAACAACTGGTTCATCAATCAGAGAAAACGTCACTGGAAACCTTCTGAGGATATGCAATTTGCTGTGATGGATGCCACAAACTACTACATGGAAAATGTAATGTGCAAACCATTTCCCATGGATGCCATGCCTATGCTTCTTTAG